Proteins from a genomic interval of Nostoc sp. TCL240-02:
- a CDS encoding NHLP bacteriocin system secretion protein: MQLKHSHIFRQEALERLSSPEQLDQAINVVKPQAWLTLSTLSFVVAVAGLWSVFGRIPLTVTGQGILIKPHHVVEFQAPSSGPLLTLKVKAGDIIKQGDVLGIIDQSALKQQLQQEQVKLQQLQTQNQETDRLQKLLIDQQIITLGQQRMDLENNLRREQVAPKLRDQTQRAIAQKRQSINSRKQQINYLLKTLKGRVDNRRHLFEQHVISQDMLVQAEQEYFNTQSELSDIDVQLKDLEIQETTTQREYLENLNRVDEIKTKIKDINTQNTKLREQDLKQSIDKTNQIREVKRRIAQLELQLSQESRIISKYNGHILEVSVVPGQMMNPGTRLGSIEAEEANSKLMSLVYFANKDGKQIKPGMAVQVTPSFAKREREGGIVGTIADISSFPVTTQDITAIVGNKEMAASLAGKGENQVQAFVQLQENPTSVSGYKWSSSDGPALRISSGTTTSVQVKVGEKAPISYIIPMLRSWTGIY, translated from the coding sequence ATGCAACTCAAACACAGCCACATCTTTCGGCAAGAAGCTCTGGAACGCTTATCTTCACCAGAACAACTGGATCAAGCGATAAATGTAGTCAAGCCTCAAGCTTGGTTGACTTTATCTACTTTGAGTTTTGTGGTTGCTGTAGCTGGCCTTTGGAGTGTGTTCGGCAGAATTCCCCTGACTGTCACAGGTCAAGGTATCTTGATTAAACCGCACCATGTTGTGGAATTTCAAGCACCCAGTTCTGGCCCGTTACTAACTCTGAAGGTAAAGGCGGGAGATATTATTAAGCAAGGTGATGTGCTGGGTATTATCGACCAATCAGCGCTAAAGCAGCAACTACAGCAAGAGCAAGTAAAGTTGCAACAATTGCAAACCCAAAATCAAGAAACTGACAGGTTACAAAAGCTGCTGATTGACCAACAAATCATTACTCTTGGGCAGCAGAGAATGGATTTGGAAAATAATTTGCGCCGAGAGCAAGTTGCGCCAAAGTTACGCGATCAAACACAAAGAGCGATCGCTCAAAAACGTCAAAGCATTAATTCTCGCAAACAACAAATTAATTACTTACTCAAAACTCTTAAAGGACGAGTTGATAATCGTCGTCACCTTTTTGAGCAGCATGTCATCAGCCAAGATATGTTGGTGCAAGCTGAACAGGAATATTTTAATACTCAAAGCGAACTGTCAGATATTGACGTGCAACTAAAGGATCTCGAAATCCAAGAAACCACCACACAACGAGAATATCTGGAAAATCTTAATAGAGTTGACGAAATTAAAACGAAAATTAAAGATATTAATACTCAAAATACTAAACTACGCGAGCAAGACTTAAAGCAATCAATTGATAAAACCAATCAAATTCGGGAAGTAAAGCGCCGTATAGCCCAATTAGAACTGCAACTATCTCAAGAAAGTAGAATCATTAGTAAATACAATGGTCATATTCTGGAAGTGAGTGTTGTTCCTGGTCAAATGATGAATCCGGGTACTCGCTTAGGGTCAATCGAAGCTGAAGAAGCAAATTCAAAACTTATGAGTCTTGTTTACTTTGCGAATAAAGATGGTAAGCAAATCAAGCCAGGGATGGCTGTACAGGTCACTCCCAGCTTTGCCAAACGTGAACGCGAAGGTGGTATTGTCGGAACGATCGCAGATATTTCTTCATTTCCGGTAACTACACAAGATATTACAGCGATCGTTGGTAACAAAGAAATGGCCGCCAGTCTTGCAGGTAAAGGTGAAAATCAGGTGCAAGCTTTTGTCCAACTCCAAGAAAACCCTACATCAGTCAGTGGCTACAAATGGTCATCTTCTGACGGTCCTGCTTTAAGAATATCCTCCGGCACAACTACCTCTGTTCAAGTAAAAGTTGGAGAAAAAGCACCAATTTCTTATATTATTCCTATGCTGCGATCTTGGACTGGGATTTATTAA
- a CDS encoding leucine-rich repeat domain-containing protein, with translation MTQEELLQLIDRAVAEGWQELDLSGQKLTELPVEIGKLKQLESLILGKKVEGYEKVGEHDLQNVSGNNLKTLPLELLGLPNLHKLDISGNPLESIPDVVTQILHLEELILIRVELTEIPDAIAKLTNLTQLDLSYNKITQIPEAIAKLTNLTQLHLYNNEITQIPEAIAKLTNLTRLDLDSNKITEIPEAIANLTNLTRLYLFSNQITQIPEAIANLTNLTQLLLSGNQITQIPEAIANLTNLTQLVLSNNQITQIPEAIANLTNLTVLGLYQNQITEIPEVIANLTNLTALDLYQNQITEIPEAIANLNNLRWLYLFSNKITEIPKAIAKLTNLRGLYLSFNKITEIPETIANLTNLTALDLRRNQITQIPEAITKLINLTELVLSSNQITQIPETIAKLTNLTQLHLSNNQITQIPDAIKSLPKLEKLDLRGNPLPISPEILGSSDNVGSVKDIFNYLQLLRSGEVRQLNEAKLLLIGQGSVGKTSLIERLIRDKYDKNQPQTDGLNVETWNVRVNSKDIRLNVWDFGGQEIYHATHQFFLTKRSLYLLVCNCRTSEEENRIEYWLKLIESFGGQSPVIIVGNKKDEQPLDINRKALREKYPNIQAIIETSCQDNIGIDELRTTILKQVCNLKEVYDLLPLTWFEVKQQLESMSQDFISYNRYIGICHENKIPEEQNQDQLIDLLHRLGLVLNFRDHPILKNTNVLKPNWVTEGIYALLSDETLKTKTKGIFTPADLIRILDPERYPTQRHGYLIELMKEFELGFALECYPPQFLIAGLLPKDQPDKTELHGETLEFQYHYKVLPESIISRFIVNTHEKIHNQIYWRSGVMLQYQENNEIYNIARIKADPEDKKIFITISGRKETRRLFLGILRDVFQKIHKSLPNLEITEWVPVPNHPNHPPLDYQELLGLESMGESIITIGKLKLKLDLRQLLDGYESLESRRKSQKGDNDLDDRTAYEDMRDIAKLAVSREIKINNKAEANAVSENPQFTNNLQGANIANLANQVKDNASQQASNFNQTSGANITEILQLIGNLRQTAAKFPSEIRDDITIDIDDVEVEIQKPEKERNLPKLKKRLVALLTAATVVAAPIAGMTDFANNVIDIGNKVGIELKLPSGK, from the coding sequence ATGACGCAGGAAGAGTTATTGCAACTGATAGATCGCGCCGTGGCTGAGGGTTGGCAAGAGTTAGACTTGTCGGGGCAGAAGTTGACTGAGTTACCTGTAGAAATTGGTAAGTTGAAGCAGCTTGAGTCTTTAATTTTGGGAAAGAAGGTTGAAGGTTATGAAAAAGTGGGAGAACACGATCTCCAAAACGTTTCAGGTAACAATTTAAAAACGCTTCCACTCGAACTATTGGGTTTGCCTAATTTGCATAAATTGGATATTAGTGGCAATCCTTTAGAGAGCATTCCCGATGTGGTAACGCAAATACTACATTTAGAGGAACTTATCTTAATTCGAGTAGAGCTAACTGAAATACCTGATGCGATCGCAAAATTAACCAATCTGACGCAGCTTGACCTCAGTTACAACAAAATAACTCAGATTCCAGAGGCGATCGCAAAATTAACCAATCTGACGCAGCTTCACCTCTATAACAACGAAATAACCCAGATTCCAGAGGCGATCGCAAAATTAACCAATCTGACTAGGCTTGACCTCGATTCCAATAAAATTACCGAGATTCCAGAGGCGATCGCTAATTTAACCAATCTGACTAGGCTTTATCTCTTTTCCAACCAAATAACCCAGATACCAGAGGCGATCGCTAATTTAACCAATCTGACGCAGCTTCTCCTCAGTGGCAACCAAATAACCCAGATTCCAGAGGCGATCGCTAATTTAACCAATCTGACGCAGCTTGTCCTCAGTAACAACCAAATAACTCAGATTCCAGAGGCGATCGCTAATTTAACCAATCTAACTGTGCTTGGCCTCTATCAAAACCAAATTACCGAGATTCCAGAGGTGATCGCTAATTTAACCAATCTAACTGCGCTTGACCTCTATCAAAACCAAATTACCGAGATTCCAGAGGCGATCGCTAATTTAAACAATCTGAGGTGGCTTTACCTCTTTTCCAACAAAATTACAGAGATTCCAAAGGCGATCGCTAAATTAACCAATTTGAGGGGGCTTTACCTGAGTTTCAACAAAATTACCGAGATTCCAGAGACGATCGCTAATTTAACCAATCTAACTGCGCTTGACCTCCGTCGCAACCAAATAACCCAGATTCCAGAGGCGATCACTAAATTAATTAATCTGACGGAGCTTGTCCTCAGTTCAAACCAAATAACCCAGATTCCAGAGACGATCGCTAAATTAACCAATCTGACGCAGCTTCACCTTAGTAACAACCAAATAACCCAGATACCAGACGCGATCAAAAGTTTGCCAAAATTGGAAAAACTAGATTTACGGGGAAATCCGCTTCCTATTTCACCAGAGATTTTAGGATCTTCTGATAATGTTGGTTCAGTTAAAGACATTTTCAATTACTTGCAATTACTCCGTAGCGGTGAAGTGCGTCAACTCAACGAAGCCAAACTTTTGCTCATCGGACAAGGCAGCGTCGGTAAAACATCCCTCATTGAGCGACTAATCCGCGATAAATATGATAAAAATCAACCCCAAACCGACGGACTTAATGTAGAAACTTGGAACGTGCGGGTCAATAGCAAAGACATCCGCCTCAATGTTTGGGACTTTGGCGGACAGGAAATTTATCATGCCACCCATCAGTTTTTTCTGACTAAGCGTAGCCTCTATCTCCTAGTCTGTAATTGTCGCACCAGCGAAGAAGAAAACCGCATCGAATATTGGCTGAAACTAATCGAAAGCTTTGGCGGACAGTCCCCCGTGATTATCGTTGGCAACAAAAAAGACGAACAACCCCTCGACATCAACCGCAAGGCATTACGCGAAAAATATCCTAACATCCAAGCGATTATCGAAACCTCCTGCCAAGACAATATCGGCATTGATGAACTTCGCACCACCATTTTGAAGCAAGTCTGCAACCTCAAAGAAGTCTACGACCTTCTACCCCTGACATGGTTTGAGGTTAAACAACAACTCGAATCTATGTCCCAAGACTTCATCAGCTACAACCGCTACATCGGCATCTGCCACGAAAATAAGATTCCCGAAGAACAAAACCAAGATCAACTCATCGATCTCCTCCATCGACTTGGCTTAGTTCTCAACTTCCGCGATCATCCCATCCTCAAAAATACCAACGTCCTTAAACCCAACTGGGTGACAGAAGGCATTTACGCGCTCCTGAGCGATGAAACCCTCAAAACTAAAACCAAAGGCATTTTCACCCCCGCCGATCTCATCCGTATCCTTGACCCAGAGCGCTATCCCACCCAGCGTCATGGCTATCTAATCGAACTAATGAAGGAATTCGAGCTTGGCTTTGCACTAGAGTGTTACCCACCACAATTTCTGATTGCGGGACTTCTGCCTAAAGACCAACCAGACAAAACAGAACTCCACGGCGAAACCCTCGAATTTCAATACCATTACAAAGTTCTCCCCGAAAGCATCATTTCTCGCTTCATCGTCAACACCCACGAAAAAATTCATAACCAAATTTATTGGCGCAGTGGCGTAATGCTGCAATATCAAGAAAACAACGAAATTTACAACATCGCTCGCATCAAAGCCGATCCCGAAGACAAAAAAATCTTCATCACCATTAGCGGACGCAAAGAAACCCGCCGCTTATTTCTCGGCATCCTCCGCGATGTCTTCCAAAAAATCCACAAAAGTCTCCCCAATCTCGAAATCACCGAATGGGTTCCCGTCCCCAACCATCCCAACCACCCGCCCCTCGATTACCAAGAACTCCTCGGACTCGAATCAATGGGTGAAAGCATAATAACCATCGGCAAACTAAAATTAAAACTCGATTTACGTCAACTTTTAGATGGCTATGAATCACTAGAATCGCGTCGAAAATCACAAAAAGGAGATAATGATTTAGATGATAGGACTGCATACGAAGATATGCGAGATATTGCTAAACTAGCTGTCAGCAGAGAAATTAAAATTAATAATAAAGCTGAGGCAAATGCTGTGTCAGAAAATCCTCAATTCACAAACAACCTTCAAGGCGCAAACATCGCCAACTTAGCCAACCAAGTTAAAGACAACGCCAGTCAGCAAGCCTCTAACTTCAACCAAACAAGCGGCGCAAACATCACCGAAATTCTGCAACTGATCGGCAACTTGCGCCAAACTGCCGCCAAATTTCCATCAGAAATCCGCGACGACATCACCATTGATATTGATGATGTAGAAGTAGAAATTCAAAAGCCAGAAAAAGAACGCAATTTACCCAAACTCAAAAAGCGTCTAGTAGCTTTACTAACTGCTGCTACTGTAGTCGCTGCCCCGATCGCAGGTATGACAGATTTTGCAAACAATGTTATAGATATAGGTAACAAAGTAGGCATAGAACTAAAGCTTCCCTCTGGTAAATAG
- a CDS encoding NHLP family bacteriocin export ABC transporter peptidase/permease/ATPase subunit, which translates to MPNPPFPIPKFKPNRVRTSTLLQMEAVECGAAALGIILSYYGRIVPLAKLREECGVSRDGSKAFNILKAAKNYGLNAKGLKLSLEKVTATRLPYIAFWNFNHFLVVEGYSKKRVYINDPASGRRTVSWEEFDRAYTGVVLTMEPGADFQKGGKKNHIISALTTRLQNSRITILFCLLAGLLLTLPRLAVPAFAQVFIDEILIQDRQDWLRPLLLGMLLTTILRAFLARLRLTYLRRLMVKLSVSTSGQFLWHILRLPIGFYDQRFAGEISSRVQLNDRVAEVLSGPLATTLIDAVMMVFYLLIMIQYDQLLSVIAVGFALINIFALLFLSQTRVDANMRLAQEYGKVGGVTVSGIQTIETIKASGLESDLFARFAGYYAKALNAQQQLGLQTQILTTLPTILTALTTASILLVGGLQVMKGNLSIGMLVAYQSLTLSFLEPVNSLVNFGSTLQDLEADLNRLDDVLQNPVDLEVETGGRRQGAEGEGGEIISSSLWQLQGNIELRNITFGYSRVEPALIENFSLTVQPGQRIALVGGSGSGKSTIAKLICGLYQPWEGEICFDGVERSQIKRSVLANSLAMVEQDIFLFAGTVRDNITLWDSTVPEADLVQACQDAAIHDAIASMPAKYDSELIEGGMNISGGQRQRLEIARALVRNPAVLVLDEATSALDVETELIINRNLRQRGCSCIVVAHRLSTIRDCHKIIVLDQGKIVQSGTHEELWQQGGTYVRLLHAAEA; encoded by the coding sequence ATGCCCAATCCCCCATTCCCAATCCCAAAATTTAAACCAAATCGTGTTCGCACTTCTACACTTTTACAAATGGAAGCGGTCGAATGTGGTGCGGCTGCTTTGGGAATAATTCTGAGCTATTACGGCCGGATTGTGCCACTGGCTAAACTGCGTGAAGAATGTGGTGTCTCGCGGGATGGGAGTAAAGCTTTTAATATTCTCAAAGCTGCCAAAAACTATGGACTCAATGCTAAAGGTTTAAAACTGTCTCTAGAAAAGGTGACAGCTACCCGTCTTCCCTACATTGCCTTTTGGAATTTTAACCATTTTCTCGTGGTAGAAGGATATAGCAAAAAACGCGTTTACATCAACGATCCTGCCAGTGGTCGGAGAACAGTGAGTTGGGAAGAGTTTGATCGCGCATACACGGGTGTTGTGCTGACAATGGAACCAGGAGCGGATTTTCAGAAGGGTGGCAAAAAAAATCACATTATTTCGGCTTTAACTACTCGTTTACAAAACTCACGAATTACTATCTTATTTTGTCTGCTAGCTGGGTTATTGCTAACATTGCCTCGGTTAGCGGTGCCAGCTTTTGCTCAAGTGTTTATCGATGAGATTTTAATCCAAGATCGGCAAGATTGGTTACGACCTTTGTTGTTAGGGATGTTGTTAACTACTATATTGCGGGCCTTCCTTGCCAGACTGCGGCTTACCTACCTGCGGCGATTGATGGTTAAGTTGTCAGTCAGCACATCAGGACAGTTTCTCTGGCATATCCTGCGATTGCCCATTGGGTTTTATGACCAACGGTTTGCTGGGGAAATCAGTAGCCGGGTGCAACTAAATGACCGGGTGGCAGAAGTACTCTCAGGGCCTTTGGCAACCACATTAATTGATGCAGTAATGATGGTCTTTTACCTGCTGATTATGATTCAGTATGATCAATTATTGAGTGTGATCGCAGTTGGTTTTGCTTTAATAAATATTTTTGCCCTTTTATTTTTATCACAAACTCGTGTAGATGCAAACATGCGCCTAGCTCAAGAATATGGCAAGGTGGGTGGAGTAACGGTTAGTGGCATCCAAACTATAGAAACCATCAAAGCTTCTGGGCTAGAGTCAGATTTATTTGCTCGGTTTGCTGGTTATTATGCTAAAGCCCTGAATGCTCAACAACAATTAGGCTTACAAACTCAAATTCTCACCACATTACCCACAATTTTGACAGCCCTAACCACAGCTTCTATTTTGCTGGTTGGTGGTTTACAGGTAATGAAGGGCAATCTCAGCATTGGGATGCTGGTTGCCTACCAAAGTTTAACCCTAAGTTTCTTAGAACCAGTTAATAGCCTCGTTAATTTCGGCAGCACGCTGCAAGATTTAGAAGCTGATTTAAATCGCCTTGATGATGTGCTGCAAAATCCCGTTGATTTGGAAGTGGAGACAGGGGGCAGGAGACAGGGGGCAGAGGGAGAAGGGGGAGAAATTATTTCTTCATCTCTGTGGCAATTACAGGGAAATATTGAGTTACGAAATATCACTTTTGGCTACAGTCGCGTGGAACCTGCTTTAATTGAGAATTTTAGCTTAACTGTTCAGCCTGGACAACGCATAGCGCTTGTGGGGGGAAGTGGTTCAGGGAAATCTACAATTGCTAAATTAATTTGCGGTCTTTATCAACCTTGGGAAGGGGAAATCTGTTTTGATGGTGTAGAGCGATCGCAAATTAAGCGTTCTGTGTTGGCTAACTCATTGGCAATGGTTGAGCAGGATATCTTTTTATTTGCAGGGACTGTGCGAGATAACATCACTCTTTGGGATTCAACTGTGCCAGAAGCTGATTTGGTGCAGGCTTGCCAAGATGCAGCGATTCATGATGCGATCGCTTCTATGCCTGCCAAGTATGACTCTGAATTAATTGAAGGCGGTATGAATATTAGTGGTGGACAACGCCAGCGTTTAGAAATTGCCCGCGCTTTGGTGAGAAATCCCGCAGTATTAGTACTGGATGAAGCAACCAGCGCCCTCGATGTAGAAACCGAATTGATTATTAACCGTAACTTGCGACAGCGTGGTTGCTCCTGTATTGTAGTCGCTCACCGCCTCAGTACAATTCGTGATTGCCATAAAATTATTGTTCTAGACCAAGGTAAAATTGTCCAAAGTGGTACTCATGAGGAATTATGGCAGCAAGGCGGAACTTATGTTCGCTTACTCCACGCGGCAGAGGCATAG
- a CDS encoding NHLP bacteriocin export ABC transporter permease/ATPase subunit, which translates to MSSQQVNLYSFQANEPVLLNNSEIFWIVQSGTLAVFATGVKNSLLRQQRRYLFHVNAGEALFSAAFLPEEGKWSFVAIAIEPTQLCQMSMVDLVQGIIEADSQAIKLLEGWVNHLSQSFSAQQTVLTTPLNLVQTSGQDFSLSTGEALHLWQQTLVWVKLQQGNVSWMGVEELTLNPASPVFPLTSAMWLEAENAVIGQVLTIADLPSHEEIRSSLVCLHTYFFRYLSLLANKQAEAEFRQFQQREQLNQQVIKGALSELATVLQPQQEAVSQEGPPLLVAMGAIGRTLGIEIRPAADNFSSIKDPVAAIAQSSHIRIRRVTLANGWWRKDQGPMLAYTQLEKRPVALLPTQKRDYVIFDPVTRTRIPVNEAVAKTLTTSAYVLYRPLPQVALKAIDLIRFGVKGYEKDIASILVVGLLGTILGMVAPQATAILINNAIPDSDRALLWQIGLVMFAVAFGQLAFQVAQSIITLRVESATDSVLQPAIWDRLLRLSPRFFRQYTAGDLVNRVMAVREIHQKLSGATQKTLLSGVFALLNLVLMFIYSWQLALVGVGLAIFAAVVTTVASFLLVKKSRKQQELNGAIQGLTVQLINGVAKLRVAMAEERAFAAWAKKYSQQIRLKANWQQIKDGMSVFNEALPLVSSILLFGLAMLLMQPRLTLGIFVAFNYALTIFIKGIIDLSNTVSEIWGIVPIWERAKPIWRSQPEDNSTKVNPGQLSGRIALESVSFRYSENGNLILNNVSVHAEPGEFVAIIGPSGSGKSTIFRLLLGFETPLTGSVYYDGQNLADLELQAVRRQLGVVLQNGKFGTGSVFDNITAGALVSLEEAWEAAQMAGLADDIKQMPMGMHTIIAEGGTNLSGGQRQRLLIARSLVAKPKIILMDEATSALDNRTQAIVTESLAKLNATRVVIAHRLSTIRHADRIYVLDAGNVVQMGNFSKLIAEEGLFARLVVRQS; encoded by the coding sequence ATGAGTAGCCAGCAGGTGAATCTGTACTCTTTTCAGGCAAACGAACCAGTATTGTTAAATAACTCAGAAATATTCTGGATAGTGCAGTCTGGGACATTAGCTGTGTTTGCTACTGGAGTTAAAAACAGTTTACTAAGACAGCAGCGCCGCTATCTGTTTCATGTCAACGCTGGAGAAGCATTATTTAGTGCAGCGTTTTTACCGGAAGAGGGCAAGTGGAGTTTTGTAGCGATCGCAATTGAACCTACCCAATTATGCCAGATGTCAATGGTTGATTTGGTTCAGGGAATTATAGAGGCTGACTCTCAAGCCATAAAACTTTTAGAAGGTTGGGTAAATCATTTAAGTCAGTCTTTTAGCGCCCAGCAAACAGTTTTGACAACGCCATTAAACCTTGTGCAGACATCGGGACAGGATTTTTCATTATCCACTGGTGAGGCACTACATCTGTGGCAACAAACACTTGTGTGGGTGAAGTTGCAGCAAGGTAATGTTAGCTGGATGGGAGTTGAGGAACTAACGTTGAATCCCGCCTCGCCAGTTTTTCCCCTCACGAGTGCGATGTGGTTGGAGGCAGAAAATGCAGTTATTGGACAAGTATTAACAATCGCAGATTTACCAAGTCACGAAGAAATACGCAGTAGTTTAGTATGTTTACATACTTATTTCTTTCGCTACTTGAGTTTGCTAGCAAACAAGCAAGCAGAAGCAGAATTTCGGCAGTTTCAGCAAAGAGAGCAACTTAATCAGCAAGTAATCAAGGGCGCACTCTCTGAATTAGCAACAGTATTGCAACCACAGCAAGAAGCTGTATCTCAAGAGGGGCCGCCTCTCTTGGTAGCAATGGGAGCAATTGGACGGACATTGGGAATTGAGATTCGTCCAGCAGCAGATAATTTTAGTTCAATTAAAGACCCTGTGGCAGCGATCGCTCAATCATCGCACATTCGTATCCGGCGTGTGACTTTGGCGAATGGTTGGTGGCGAAAAGATCAAGGGCCGATGCTAGCTTATACACAATTAGAAAAGCGCCCAGTAGCCTTATTACCAACACAAAAGCGGGATTATGTCATCTTTGACCCAGTTACGCGAACTCGCATCCCCGTAAATGAGGCAGTGGCAAAAACACTGACAACATCTGCCTACGTTCTGTATCGACCATTGCCCCAAGTTGCACTCAAAGCCATTGATTTAATTCGGTTTGGGGTGAAAGGTTATGAAAAAGACATCGCTAGTATTTTAGTAGTGGGGCTACTGGGGACGATATTGGGAATGGTTGCACCACAAGCAACAGCAATTTTAATCAATAATGCTATTCCAGATAGCGATCGCGCTTTACTATGGCAGATAGGATTAGTAATGTTTGCAGTTGCCTTTGGGCAGCTAGCTTTTCAAGTTGCCCAAAGTATTATTACCCTACGAGTTGAAAGCGCCACTGATAGCGTATTGCAACCAGCTATTTGGGATCGCCTGCTGAGATTAAGTCCGAGGTTTTTTCGTCAGTATACTGCCGGAGACTTAGTTAACCGTGTCATGGCGGTGAGGGAAATTCATCAAAAACTGAGCGGTGCTACCCAAAAAACTTTGTTGAGTGGGGTTTTTGCCTTACTCAATTTAGTGTTGATGTTTATTTACAGCTGGCAATTAGCACTGGTGGGAGTGGGTTTAGCAATCTTTGCTGCTGTGGTTACGACAGTTGCAAGTTTCCTCTTGGTGAAGAAATCCCGCAAACAGCAAGAACTCAATGGCGCGATTCAGGGACTCACTGTCCAACTAATCAACGGTGTTGCCAAACTGCGGGTAGCAATGGCAGAAGAACGAGCATTTGCTGCTTGGGCAAAAAAGTATAGCCAGCAAATCCGGCTAAAGGCGAATTGGCAACAGATTAAAGATGGTATGTCTGTATTCAATGAAGCACTACCTTTAGTCAGTTCTATATTGCTTTTCGGATTGGCGATGCTGTTGATGCAGCCACGCCTCACACTTGGGATATTTGTTGCTTTTAACTATGCCTTGACAATTTTCATCAAAGGGATAATTGACCTGAGCAATACTGTATCTGAGATTTGGGGGATTGTACCAATATGGGAACGAGCAAAACCGATTTGGCGATCGCAGCCTGAAGATAACTCAACCAAAGTTAACCCTGGTCAATTAAGTGGTCGTATTGCCCTAGAAAGTGTGAGTTTTCGCTACTCGGAAAATGGCAACTTAATTCTCAATAATGTCAGTGTCCATGCTGAACCAGGAGAATTTGTAGCGATTATTGGCCCTTCTGGAAGTGGTAAATCAACGATATTTCGGTTGTTGCTGGGATTTGAGACTCCATTGACAGGCAGTGTCTACTATGATGGCCAAAACTTAGCAGATTTGGAACTTCAGGCTGTACGCAGACAGTTGGGAGTAGTATTGCAAAATGGCAAATTCGGGACTGGCTCAGTTTTTGATAATATCACCGCCGGAGCCTTGGTTTCTCTAGAAGAAGCTTGGGAAGCCGCACAGATGGCAGGCTTGGCTGACGATATCAAACAAATGCCAATGGGAATGCATACTATAATCGCCGAGGGTGGTACCAATCTTTCTGGGGGACAACGGCAAAGATTATTGATTGCGCGATCGCTAGTTGCAAAGCCCAAAATTATTTTAATGGATGAGGCAACCAGCGCTCTGGATAATCGCACCCAGGCAATTGTGACTGAAAGTTTAGCCAAATTAAATGCTACCAGAGTGGTGATTGCCCATCGCCTCAGCACAATTCGTCATGCAGACCGCATTTATGTTCTCGATGCAGGTAATGTAGTGCAGATGGGTAATTTCTCAAAATTGATTGCAGAAGAAGGATTATTTGCTCGACTTGTAGTCCGGCAGTCATAA